The genomic window TCGATGTTGCCGCCGTTGTCCAGCGCGTCGTCGCCGAACTCGGACGCGCGCTGCGCGCTGGCGCGATACAGGATCTCGCGCAGGTCGCGGTCTTCGCCCCAGGTCTGCACCGGCAGGTAGCACGGCATCTGCAGCGTCAGCTTCCAGCCCGGCGAACCGTCCTTCTCCGCCGCCGCACGGGCGGCCGCCTTGACGTCGGCGGGGACGCCGGCCAGGCGGCTTTCATCCTCGACGATCAGCGACCAGGCATCGGTGGCGTCGAGCACATTCTGCGAGAACTTCGCCGACAGCGCCGACAGTTCTTCCTTGATCGCGGCAAAGCGCTGTTGCGCCTCCGCGGCCAGCTCGGCACCGCCCAGGCGGAAATCGCGCAGGGTGTTGTCCAGCACCTTGCGCCGCGCCGGGTCGAAGCCGGCCGCCTCCGGGCCGGCGGCCAGCGCCTGGTACTGGCGGTACAGCGCCAGGTTCTGGCCCAGCGCGCTGGCGAAGCGGGTCACCCGCGGCAGGTTGCTGTTGTACGCCTCGCGCAGTTCCGGGGTGTTCACCACGGCCTGCAGGTGGCCGACCAGGCCCCAGGCCCGCCACAGACGCTCGGTGGCATCGTCCAGCGGGGTCACAAAGGTCTGCCAGGTGACCGGCTGCACCTGCTCGGCCGCGCTCACCGCGGCCTCGGCCTCGGCCAGCAGCACGTCCAGCGCCGGTGCCACGTGCTCGGGGCGGATCGCCTCGAAGCGCGGCAGGCCGGAAAAATCGAGCAGGGGGTTGGCATCGGTCACGGCGGGTCTCCAGAGTTACGGGCCCGGCAGCGCGGGCAGCCCCTTGGATATGGCGCTGGCGGCGGGCACAGACAAGGGGGCCTGACCGGTGGATCCCGGTCGGGCGTCGCGGGCGCGTTGCACGCGCGCCGGCATTCACGTCGGGCTTACAGTCCCGCCCCGAAGCTTTGGCTGCGGGGGAGTCCGCAGCGGCAGGCACGAACGAGGCCCCACATGGAAGGTCTGGCTCCAGCTCCAACCGCCGTATCACCACTTTCGCTGGCACTGTCGGCAAGCCCGGGCGAACTGGCCTGGATCGCCGCACTGTGCGATGCCGGCGACGATGCCCCGCGCCACCTGCAGCAGTTGCAGGCGCTGCAGCAGCAGGGCGGACGATTCAGCGACGAGCAGGAGTGGTATCCGTTCGAGGTGATCGAACGGGGCGCCACCCGCCTGCATCTGGGCCACGAACGCGAGTTCGTGATCTGCGTGCTGCTGTGGCTGCAGGCCCTGGCCCAGGGCCGCGCCAGCATCCTGGACCCGCGCCTGCACCAGGACGACCGTGCGGTGGACATCGAAGCATTGCCCGATGCCCTGCGCGATACGGTGTTGGATGCGTTCATCGCGGCCGGGTATTGAGCAGGGGGGGGAGGCACCGCTGCGCTCGCCGGGCATGGCCCGGCGCTACAGCGCTTCCAGGCTGCACCACGGCAGCCCGGGCAGTCCCTGCCCCGCCACCGCCGCTGCCACCTGCACGTCGGCCGCTTCCACATCGATGCCCTGGCGCACGTACCACGCCGGATCGTAGTAGCTGTGTGCATAGCGGTCGCCGCTGTCGCACAGGATGCTGACGATGCTGCCCTGGCGGCCGGCCTCGCGCATCCACTGCGCCGCCTGCAGCACACCGATGAAGTTGGTGCCGGTGGAGCCGCCCACGCGCCGGCCGAGCTGGCGGCTGACATGGCGCATCGCCGCCAGGCTCAGGTCATCGGGCACCTTCACCATCGCGTCGACGCAGGTCGGAATGAAGCTCGATTCCACGCGCGGGCGGCCGATGCCTTCGACCCGTGAACCGCCGCTGCAGGTCAGGTCACGCCACTGGCTTTCGCCGGCGACGGCGGCCTGGTAGCCGTCGAAGAACACCGATACTTCCGGGTCGGCGCACAGGATCCGGGTGTCGTGCCGGCGGTAGCTGACGTAACGGCCCAGCGTGGCGGCGGTGCCGCCGGTGCCCGGGCCGCATACGATCCAGTCCGGGATCGGACTCGGCTCCTCGGCCATCTGCTTGAAGATGGACTCGGCGATGTTGTTGTTGGCCCGCCAGTCGGTCGCACGCTCGGCATAGGTGAACTGGTCCATGAAGTGGCCGCCGGTTTCGCGGGCCAGGCGCTCCGAGTCGCAGTTGAGATCGCAGGCGCGTTCGACCAGATGGCAGCGACCGCCATGGAACTCGATGGCAGCGATCTTCTCCGGCGAGGTGGTGGCCGGCATCACCGCAATGAACGGCAGCCCGAGCAGTCGCGCGAAGTAGGCTTCGGACACGGCCGTGGAGCCGCTGGACGCTTCGATCACCGGCCGCCCTTCGCGCAACCAGCCGTTGGCCAGCGCATACAGGAACAGCGAGCGCGCCAGCCGGTGCTTGAGGCTGCCGGTGGGGTGGCTGGATTCGTCCTTCAGGTAGACCTCGATGCCATCGAACCCGGGCAACGCCAGCGGGATCAGGTGGGTATCGGCGGAACGATTGAAATCGGCTTCGATCTTGCGGATGGCGGCAGCCACCCATTCACGCTGCGACATGGCGGCAATGGTCATCAGGACGGAACGGTGCGATCCGGCCATTGTACGTCGCAGTGCCGTCAGCTGCCGGACCGTAGAATGGGGCATCCGGCCAGCAACGGCCCTGTCTGAAGGACCTCCCCCATGACCATTCCCGCCCTGCGCGATGTCCCCGGCGTCGCCGCCCAGGCCCCGGCCGAAACCACCGGCTTCGTGTTCAACCACACCATGCTGCGGGTCAAGGACATCACGGCCTCGCTGGATTTCTACACCCGCGTGCTCGGCTACCAGCTGATCGACAAGCGCGACTTCCCGGAGGCCCGGTTCAGCCTCTACTTCCTGGCCTACGTGCCGGCCGGCGCGGTGGTGCCGGAGGACGATGCCCAGCGCCGCCTGTGGATGGCCGGCCTGCCGGGCGTGCTGGAGCTGACCCACAACCACGGCACCGAAACCCAGGACGGCGCGGTCTACCACGACGGCAACAGCGACCCGCGCGGCTTCGGCCACATCTGCGTGTCGGTGCCGGACATCGAAGCGGCCTGCCAGCGCTTCGAGGACCTGGGCGTGACGTTCCAGAAGCGCCTGGCCGACGGCCGCATGAAGCACCTGGCCTTCATCAAGGACCCGGACGGCTACTGGGTCGAGATCATCTCCAACGCCTGACCCGGAAAGGGGCACAATTCCGGTAGCGCCGGGCCATGCCCGGCGGCCTTGAGCAGGCCGCGCTGCGCGCTCGCCGGGCACGGCCCGGCGCTACCGACTCCGTCCCCTTTTTTGCGAGGTCCGTATGGAAACGATGGAACTGCACCGCGGGCGCCTGATCGACCACCTGCAACTGGTGGTGCGCGATCTGGCCGCCAGCCGCCGCTTCTACCAGGCGGTATTCGATACGATCGGCATTCCGATCGCCGGCGAAGGCGATGATTACTTCTGGGCCGACGAGCTGTTCATCTCCACGGCCAGCAGCGAGGCCGCCGCCGGCCAGCTGACCGGCCGCCACCACCTGGCCTTCCAGGCGCGCGACAGCGCCACTGTCGATGCATTCCACAAGGCCGCCATCGCCGCCGGAGGCACCGACAACGGCGCACCCGGCGAACGCCCCTACCATCCCGGCTATTACGGCGCGTTCGTGCTCGATCCGGATGGCAACAACATCGAAGTGGTCTACCACGGCCCGGCCACCTACAGCGCCGACTCGGTGAAAGTCAGCTTCTGATTCCCGGGCTGCACGCGCTGGGCATGGCCCGGTGCCAGCAACGAAAAAGCCGGGCATTGCCCGGCTTTTTCGCAGGCGGGCCGGCGTCAGTGCGCGGCCATGTAGATGTCCTGCAACACCGCCTTTTCCAGTTCCAGCTCGCCCAGCAGGTTCTTCACGATGTCGCCCAGGCTGAGGATGCCGACCAGGCTGTTGCCGTCGGTGACCATCAGGTGGCGACGACGCGAATACGTCATGAGCGACATGGCCTGCTTCAGGGTCGCCTCCGGCGCGATGCCTTCCAGGCCGGTGGACGGCACGCTGGAAATCACCCGTCGCCCGGCCTGCGGACCGTCGTCGGCCAGGGTACGCACGATGTCCTTCTCGGAAATGATGCCGACCGGGGCACCGTCCTTCATCACCACCAGGGCTGCGATCTTGTTCGCGCTCATCTTGTGGGCGGCGGCACCGATGGTGTCTTCCGCATCGATGGTGATGACAGCTTCTTTCTTGTATTGCAGGAGTTCGCGGACGTTCATTCTTGTTTCCTGGTGCAGGTCACTGAAGTCAAAAAAGTGTGCTCTTCCGATACGCCCCCTCCCCGGGAACAGACCTTTCAGCGCACGTCTGGCGCACCCGGCTGCCGGTGGAACGGATCGGCAGACAGCGTGCTGCAACGCGAACGAGGCGGGTTCAACAGCGTGCCCGTATCTCGGTCGGATCGATTCTACGACTGCGTCCATCGGTCACTACCGGCACGGATGGGACAGTTCGTCGTGGGAACCAAGCGACGATCCAGAGAATGGCACCGTGGCTGAAACCGAGGCTGAATGCCGCAGTGAGCGCCGCTCAAGCGCAGCCATGCGCTGCCGACAGGCGGACACAACCACCCGGCGGTGTCCCACTTGCTGCGGTTGCCGGATCATTGCCCGCACAAACGAAAGGGGCCACATCAGGCCCCTTTCGCGTGCGACAGGCAGTGGATCTGGCGCGGCTTACTCGACCGTCACGCTCTTGGCCAGGTTGCGCGGCTTGTCCACGTCGGTGCCGCGTGCCAGTGCGGTGTGGTAGGCCAGCAGCTGCACCGGGATGGTGTGCACGATCGGGCTGAGCACGCCGGCATGACGCGGCGTGCGGATCACGTGCACGCCCTCGGACTCGCTGAAATTGCTGTCCTGGTCGGCGAACACGAACAGCTCGCCGCCACGCGCGCGCACTTCCTGCATGTTCGACTTCACCTTTTCCAGCAGGCTGTCGTTGGGCGCGATCACCACCACCGGCATGTCCTCGTCCACCAGCGCCAGCGGACCGTGCTTGAGCTCGCCGGCCGGGTAGGCCTCGGCATGGATGTACGAGATTTCCTTGAGCTTGAGCGCGCCTTCCAGCGCGATCGGGTAATGCAGGCCGCGGCCGAGGAACAGCGCGCTGCTCTTGCGCGCGAAGCGCTCGGCCCAGGCGGCGATCTGCGGCTCCATGTTCAGCGCGTGCTGCACGCTGCCCGGCAGGAAGCGCAGCTGCTCCAGGTAGTCCGCTTCCTGTGCGGCATCGACACGGCCCTTCAGCTTGCCCAGCACCACGGTCAGCTGGAACAGCGCGGCCAGCTGGGTGGTGAAGGCCTTGGTCGAGGCGACGCCGATCTCGGCACCGGCGCGGGTGTAGCAGACCAGTTCGCTGGCGCGCGGAATCGCGCTTTCCGGCACGTTGCAGATCGACAGCGTGTGCGTGTGGCCCAGCGACTTGGCGTACTTCAATGCTTCCATCGTATCCAGCGTTTCGCCGGACTGGGAGATGGTCACGATCAGGTGCTTCGGGTTGGCATAGGCGGCGCGGTAGCGGTACTCGCTGGCAATCTCCACGCTGCACGGCAGGCCGGCGATGGATTCGATCCAGTAGCGCGCGGTCAGGCCCGAGTAGTAGCTGGTGCCGCAGGCCAGGATCTGCACGCCTTCGATACCGGACAGCACGGCCTCGGCGTTCTTGCCGAACAGCTCGGCCGGGAAACCACCGGCGTCGATCGCCGCTTCGATGGTGTCACCCAGCGCGCGCGGCTGCTCGTGGATTTCCTTCTGCATGAAGTGGCGGTACGGGCCCAGCTCCAGCGACGCAAGCGAGACATCGGACAGATGCACATCGCGTTCGACCGGCTGGTCGTTGCCATCGAAGATCCTCACCCCGTCGCGGCGCACCTCGGCGGTGTCGCCCTCTTCCAGGAAGATCACCTTGCGCGTGGCCGAGATCACCGCCGACACGTCGGAGGCGACGAAGTTCTCGCCCTCGCCCAGGCCGACCAGCAGCGGGCAGCCCATGCGCGCGCAGACGAAACGTTCCGGTTCGGCGCGGCTGACCACGGCCAGCGCGTAGGCACCGGTCAGTTCCTTCACCGTGTGCTGCAGGGCGACCAGCAGGTCATCGCCATTCTTCAGATGGTGGTGGATCAGGTGCGCGATCACCTCGGTGTCGGTCTGCGACTCGAAGCTGTAGCCCAGCGCACGCAGCTTCTCGCGCTGTTCTTCATGGTTCTCGATGATGCCGTTGTGCACCAGCGCCACGCCGTGGCTGATGTGCGGGTGCGCATTGGCCTCGGTCACGCCACCGTGGGTGGCCCAGCGCGTGTGGCCGATACCGAGGCTGGCGTTGAAGCCCTCGCTCTCGGCAGCCGTGGCCATCTCCGAGACGCGCCCGGTGCGGCGCACACGGCGGACGTCGGGCCGCTCGGCCTGGTCGATCACCGCGATACCGGAGGAGTCGTAACCGCGATATTCCAGCCGCTTCAGTCCTTCGATCAGGACCGGCACCACATCGCGATCCGCGATCGCACCCACGATTCCACACATGTCACGTAGTTCCTTGAAGACAGTGGCCGCATTCTAGCCTGCGTGCCTGCCAGCCCCCTCCTGTCCGCTTAATGAAAGTGTCCGCAAAGGTGTCCGCGGACACCCGGACAGTCGCCGCGCTTCCGCAACCCCTTGATTGGCAATGAAATAAAGTTGGCACGCTACGTGCTTTGGATGGGATACCACTCTGGCAGCACCGACAGGCACGAACCCGATGATCCGCGACACCTCCGCCCAGGACCAGATCGTTTCTTCCGCCCCGGCCACTGCCCCCAAGGCGGTCTGGCACCGCTACCGCTGGCCGGCGCTGGCCGGCCTGGTGCTGCTGGCCGCCATCGGCTGGGCGGTGCACGCCTGGTCCAACGCCAGCCGCTCGTTCGACAGCAGCCGGGTGCGCGTGGCCGAGGTGCAGCGCGGTGACCTGGTCCGCGACATCGCCGCCGACGGCCGCGTGATCGCTGCCAACAGCCCGGTGCTGTACGCGATCTCCGCCGGCACCGTGGACCTGAAGGTGGTCGCCGGCGACGTGGTGAAGAAGGGCCAGGAGCTGGCGATCATCGACAGCCCCGAACTGCGCAGCAAGCTGGCGCAGGAAGAGGCGACCCTGGCCGGGCTGGAAGCCGAAGCCAGCCGTGCCAACCTGGATGCCACCCTGGCCCGCGCCAAGGCACGCAAGGAAACCGACCAGGCCACCATCGAGCGGCAGGCTGCCGAACGTGACCTGCAGCGCTACCAGCGCGGCTACGACGGCGGTGCGGTGCCGCAGATCGACCTGGCCAAGGCCAGGGACAGCCTGAAGAAGGCCGACATCAGCCTGGTCAACGCGACCACCGACGCCCGCCTGCAGAGCCAGGGCGCCGACCTGGATGCGCGCAACAAGCGGCTGCTGGCCGACCGCCAGAAGGCCGTGGTGGCCGAGGTGCAGCGCCAGGTCGACGCCCTGACCCTGCGCGCGCCGTTCGACGGCCAGGTCGGCCAGGTGCAGGCCACCCAGGCCACCAACCTGGCCGCCAACGCGCCGGTGCTGGGCGTGGTCGACCTGTCCCGGTTCGAAGTCGAGATCAAGGTGCCGGAAAGCTTCGCCCGTGATCTGGCGATCGGCATGCCGGCACAGTTGACCGGTGGCAATGGCCAGCCGTTCCCCGGCGAGATCAGTGCGGTATCGCCGGAAGTGGTCAACGGCGAGGTCAACGCCCGCGTGCGCTTCGCCAGCGCGCAGCCGGAAGGCCTGCGCCAGAGCCAGCGGATGTCGGTGCGCGTGCTGCTCGACACCCGCAGGAACGTGCTGAAGGTTGAGCGCGGCCCGTTCGTCGAACAGGGCAACGGCGTGGCCTACGTGATGGACGGCCGCACGGCGGTGCGGCGTCCGGTGGAACTGGGCGTCAGCAGCCTGGGCGAAGTGGAAATCAAGTCGGGTGTGCAGCCGGGGGACCGCATCGTGGTCTCGGGCAGCGACCTGTTCAAGGACGCCGAACGCGTCACCGTCAACTGATACATCCTGGAGAGAGGACACCCCATGTACATGCTCGAAATGCGTTCGGTCGCCAAGGTCTTCCGCACCGAACAGGTGGAAACCCATGCACTGCGCTCGCTGGAACTGCAGGTCAGGGAAGGCGAGTTCGTTGCCGTCACCGGCCCGTCCGGTTCCGGCAAGACCACCTTCCTGAACATCGCCGGGCTGCTGGAGACCTTCACCAGCGGCACCTACCTGCTCGATGGCCAGGACGTGAGCACGCTGGGCGATGACGCGCGCAGCCGCCTGCGCAACCAGAAGATCGGCTTCATCTTCCAGGGCTTCAACCTGATTCCGGACCTGAACCTGTTCGACAACGTCGACGTGCCGCTGCGCTATCGCAGGATGAGCGCCAACGAGCGCCGCGAACGCATCGAGAAGGCGCTGACCCAGGTCGGCCTCGGTTCGCGCATGAAGCACTACCCCAACGAACTGTCCGGTGGCCAGCAGCAGCGCGCAGCGATTGCCCGTGCCCTGGCCGGCAGCCCGCGCCTGCTGCTGGCCGACGAACCGACCGGCAACCTGGATACGCAGATGGCACGCGGGGTGATGGAACTGCTGGAGGAAATCAACGCCGCCGGCACCACCATCGTGATGGTGACCCACGATCCGGAACTGGCGGCACGCGCCCAGCGCAACGTGCATATCGTCGATGGCCAGGTGACCGACGTGGTGCGCGAGCCGGTGCTGGCCACCCCGCGCCGCATCGTCGCCGTGAACGAGTGAGGGCACGACCATGTTCGCCTACTACGCCCGACTGGCGGTGCGCAGCTTCCGCCGCAACAAGGTACTCACCGCGCTGATGGTGGTGGCCATCGCGCTGGGCATCGGCGCCTCGATGACCACCCTGACCGTGTTCCACGTGCTGTCCGGCGATCCGATCCCGGACAAGAGCGATCGCCTGTTCTACGTGCAGATCGATCCACGGCCGCGCTCGGGCTACCTGACCGGCGAAGAGCCGGAAGAGCAGATGACGCGCTTCGATGCCGAGACCCTGCTGCGCGAGAAGCGTGGCCAGCACCAGGCGATGATGAGTGCCGGCGACATGACCGTCGAGCCGGAAAGCAGCACGTTGAAGCCCTTCAGCATCGACACGCGCTGGACCTCGGCCGATTTCTTCCCGATGTTCAACGTGCCGATGCAGTATGGCCGCGCCTGGACCCGCAGTGACGACGACGGCCGCTCGCGCGTGGTGGTGCTGTCGCGGACGCTCAACGACAAGCTGTTCCAGGGCGCCAACAGCGTCGGCCGCGAGATCCGCGCCAGCGGTCATTCGCTGCGGGTGATCGGGGTGATGCAGGACTGGAATCCGGAGCCACACTTCTTCGACCTCACCGTGGGCACCTACGGCCGCGACGAAGATCTGCTGATGCCGCTGTCGACCGCGATGGACCTCAAGCTGGGCAGCAACGGCAACATCAACTGCTTCCGCGACGGACCGCCCGGCGAGGACAGCAATTCGCTCAACGCACCGTGCACCTGGATCCAGTACTGGGTGGAACTGGACCCGTCCAGGGTCGATGACTATCGCCGCTACCTGGTCAACTACTCCGACCAGCAGCGTGCGGCTGGCCGCTTCGAACGCCCGGCCAACGTGCGCCTGCGCCCGGTGATGGAATGGCTGACCTTCAAGAACGCGGTGCCCAGCGATGTGCGCCTGCAGATGTGGCTGGCACTGGGCTTCCTGGGAGTGTGCCTGGTCAACACCGTGGGCCTGCTGCTGGCCAAGTTCCTGCGCCGCAGCGGCGAGATCGGCGTGCGCCGTGCACTGGGGGCCAGCCGCGGGCAGATCTTCCTGCAGTGCCTGGTCGAAGCCGGCGCGGTCGGCGTGGTCGGCGGCGTGCTCGGCATCGGCCTGGCGCTGCTGGGCCTGTATGCGGTGCGCCAGCAGCCGGTGGACTACGCCAAGCTGGCCCACCTGGACGGCAGCATGCTGATGCTCGCCCTCGGCCTGACCCTGCTCGCCAGCCTCGCTGCCGGTTTCCTGCCCGCCTGGCGCGCGATGCAGGTCACCCCGGCCATCCAGCTCAAGTCGCAGTAAGCACCAGAACGAGGACTTCCCATGGACATCCGCCCCATCCTCAGCACCCTGCGCCGGCACAAGACCGCCGCGGCCCTGATCGTGCTTGAAATCGCCCTGACCTGCGCCATCGTCTGCAATGCCCTGTTCCTGGTCACCCAGCGCGTGGAGAAGATCAGCCAGCCCAGCGGCCTGGTCGAGAACGAACTGGTCATGGTCCGGGTCAGCGGCATCGGCGAGCAGACCAACGGCATGGCCCGCACCCGCGAGGACCTGGCTGCGCTGCGCAGCATCCCCGGCGTGACCCACGTGGCCAAGGTCAACCAGCTGCCGTTCCGCAGCAACTCCACCAACACCAGCATCTCGCGCGAGCGCGAGCAGGAACGGCCGACCGCGTTCGTTTCGCTGTACATGCTCAGTGAGAACGCACTGCCCACCCTGGGCCTGCAGCTGGTCGCTGGCCGCGACTTCCAGCCCAGCGAGTACGTCGATTTCGACGAGATCCAGAAGAACCCGACGCCGGACCGCGCCACGCCGGTGATCATCAACCAGCAGGTCGCGGCCAAGATGTACCCCGACCAGAACGCGCTGGGCAAGACCTTCTATGCCGGCAACCAGGCACTGCACGTGGTCGGCATCGTCGCCCACCTGGCGGCGCCGACCAACTACAACGACAACAGCGAACTGTCGATGATCCTGCCGGTCCGCACCGACTTCACCCGCGGCCCGTACATGCTGCGCACCGCGCCGGAACGGCGCGGCGAGGTGCTGAAGGGCGCGCTGGCGGCACTGGAGCGCAATGACCCCAACCGCCTGGTGCGCGAGAAGCTGACCTATGAGGAACAGCGTGCCGACTACTTCAAGAACGACCGCGCCATGGTCGGCCTGCTGGTCACCGTGTGCGTGGCGCTGCTGGTGGTCACCGCGCTGGGCATCGTCGGCCTGGCCAGCTTCTGGGTACAGCAGCGCAGCAAGCAGATCGGCATCCGCCGCGCGCTCGGTGCCACCCGCGGCCAGGTGCTGCGCTATTTCCAGACCGAGAACTTCCTGCTGGCCACGCTGGGCATCGTGCTGGGCATGCTGGCGGCCTATGCCATCAACCTGGCGCTGATGAACATGTACGAGCTGCCGCGCATGCCGCTGATGTACCTGCCGCTGGGTGCGGTGCTGCTGTGGGTGCTGGGCCAGATCGCCGTGTTCGGGCCGGCCCGCCGCGCCGCTGCGGTGCCGCCGGCCGTCGCCACGCGGGGGGCCTGACATGCGCGCTTGCGTGCTGACACTGATGCTGGCCGCCGTGCTGCCGCTGCCGGCGCTGGCCGGCACCACCACCTCCTCCTCGCAGACGCTGGACTGGCAGCAGAACGACGCACGCCTGTCGCTGCGCTCGACCGAAGGCCAGGTGCGGGTGGACGCGGCCAGCCCCGAAGCACGCTTCGGCGTGCGCCGCGGCGACCGCATCCTGCGTGCCGACGACTCCCCGGTGCGGCAGATCGAGCAGCTGGGCCAGGCCATGCACCGGGCGTCGTCGCCCACGGTCTACCTGTTGCTGCGCCGCGACGGCCGGCTGCTGACGGTACCGGTCACGGTCGCGGCGTGGCGACCGGCGCTGAATCCGCCCGCACCACCGCCACCGCCGCCGCCACCGCCGCGCTGAGTCCGGACACCCCTGCGCTGCCGCTGGTTTCGCTAATATTGCAGAGCGGCCCGG from Stenotrophomonas sp. 704A1 includes these protein-coding regions:
- a CDS encoding PLP-dependent cysteine synthase family protein yields the protein MSQREWVAAAIRKIEADFNRSADTHLIPLALPGFDGIEVYLKDESSHPTGSLKHRLARSLFLYALANGWLREGRPVIEASSGSTAVSEAYFARLLGLPFIAVMPATTSPEKIAAIEFHGGRCHLVERACDLNCDSERLARETGGHFMDQFTYAERATDWRANNNIAESIFKQMAEEPSPIPDWIVCGPGTGGTAATLGRYVSYRRHDTRILCADPEVSVFFDGYQAAVAGESQWRDLTCSGGSRVEGIGRPRVESSFIPTCVDAMVKVPDDLSLAAMRHVSRQLGRRVGGSTGTNFIGVLQAAQWMREAGRQGSIVSILCDSGDRYAHSYYDPAWYVRQGIDVEAADVQVAAAVAGQGLPGLPWCSLEAL
- the gloA gene encoding lactoylglutathione lyase, which produces MTIPALRDVPGVAAQAPAETTGFVFNHTMLRVKDITASLDFYTRVLGYQLIDKRDFPEARFSLYFLAYVPAGAVVPEDDAQRRLWMAGLPGVLELTHNHGTETQDGAVYHDGNSDPRGFGHICVSVPDIEAACQRFEDLGVTFQKRLADGRMKHLAFIKDPDGYWVEIISNA
- a CDS encoding VOC family protein, with the protein product METMELHRGRLIDHLQLVVRDLAASRRFYQAVFDTIGIPIAGEGDDYFWADELFISTASSEAAAGQLTGRHHLAFQARDSATVDAFHKAAIAAGGTDNGAPGERPYHPGYYGAFVLDPDGNNIEVVYHGPATYSADSVKVSF
- a CDS encoding CBS domain-containing protein gives rise to the protein MNVRELLQYKKEAVITIDAEDTIGAAAHKMSANKIAALVVMKDGAPVGIISEKDIVRTLADDGPQAGRRVISSVPSTGLEGIAPEATLKQAMSLMTYSRRRHLMVTDGNSLVGILSLGDIVKNLLGELELEKAVLQDIYMAAH
- the glmS gene encoding glutamine--fructose-6-phosphate transaminase (isomerizing) translates to MCGIVGAIADRDVVPVLIEGLKRLEYRGYDSSGIAVIDQAERPDVRRVRRTGRVSEMATAAESEGFNASLGIGHTRWATHGGVTEANAHPHISHGVALVHNGIIENHEEQREKLRALGYSFESQTDTEVIAHLIHHHLKNGDDLLVALQHTVKELTGAYALAVVSRAEPERFVCARMGCPLLVGLGEGENFVASDVSAVISATRKVIFLEEGDTAEVRRDGVRIFDGNDQPVERDVHLSDVSLASLELGPYRHFMQKEIHEQPRALGDTIEAAIDAGGFPAELFGKNAEAVLSGIEGVQILACGTSYYSGLTARYWIESIAGLPCSVEIASEYRYRAAYANPKHLIVTISQSGETLDTMEALKYAKSLGHTHTLSICNVPESAIPRASELVCYTRAGAEIGVASTKAFTTQLAALFQLTVVLGKLKGRVDAAQEADYLEQLRFLPGSVQHALNMEPQIAAWAERFARKSSALFLGRGLHYPIALEGALKLKEISYIHAEAYPAGELKHGPLALVDEDMPVVVIAPNDSLLEKVKSNMQEVRARGGELFVFADQDSNFSESEGVHVIRTPRHAGVLSPIVHTIPVQLLAYHTALARGTDVDKPRNLAKSVTVE
- a CDS encoding efflux RND transporter periplasmic adaptor subunit, which translates into the protein MIRDTSAQDQIVSSAPATAPKAVWHRYRWPALAGLVLLAAIGWAVHAWSNASRSFDSSRVRVAEVQRGDLVRDIAADGRVIAANSPVLYAISAGTVDLKVVAGDVVKKGQELAIIDSPELRSKLAQEEATLAGLEAEASRANLDATLARAKARKETDQATIERQAAERDLQRYQRGYDGGAVPQIDLAKARDSLKKADISLVNATTDARLQSQGADLDARNKRLLADRQKAVVAEVQRQVDALTLRAPFDGQVGQVQATQATNLAANAPVLGVVDLSRFEVEIKVPESFARDLAIGMPAQLTGGNGQPFPGEISAVSPEVVNGEVNARVRFASAQPEGLRQSQRMSVRVLLDTRRNVLKVERGPFVEQGNGVAYVMDGRTAVRRPVELGVSSLGEVEIKSGVQPGDRIVVSGSDLFKDAERVTVN
- a CDS encoding ABC transporter ATP-binding protein, with protein sequence MYMLEMRSVAKVFRTEQVETHALRSLELQVREGEFVAVTGPSGSGKTTFLNIAGLLETFTSGTYLLDGQDVSTLGDDARSRLRNQKIGFIFQGFNLIPDLNLFDNVDVPLRYRRMSANERRERIEKALTQVGLGSRMKHYPNELSGGQQQRAAIARALAGSPRLLLADEPTGNLDTQMARGVMELLEEINAAGTTIVMVTHDPELAARAQRNVHIVDGQVTDVVREPVLATPRRIVAVNE
- a CDS encoding ABC transporter permease, which encodes MFAYYARLAVRSFRRNKVLTALMVVAIALGIGASMTTLTVFHVLSGDPIPDKSDRLFYVQIDPRPRSGYLTGEEPEEQMTRFDAETLLREKRGQHQAMMSAGDMTVEPESSTLKPFSIDTRWTSADFFPMFNVPMQYGRAWTRSDDDGRSRVVVLSRTLNDKLFQGANSVGREIRASGHSLRVIGVMQDWNPEPHFFDLTVGTYGRDEDLLMPLSTAMDLKLGSNGNINCFRDGPPGEDSNSLNAPCTWIQYWVELDPSRVDDYRRYLVNYSDQQRAAGRFERPANVRLRPVMEWLTFKNAVPSDVRLQMWLALGFLGVCLVNTVGLLLAKFLRRSGEIGVRRALGASRGQIFLQCLVEAGAVGVVGGVLGIGLALLGLYAVRQQPVDYAKLAHLDGSMLMLALGLTLLASLAAGFLPAWRAMQVTPAIQLKSQ
- a CDS encoding ABC transporter permease, with amino-acid sequence MDIRPILSTLRRHKTAAALIVLEIALTCAIVCNALFLVTQRVEKISQPSGLVENELVMVRVSGIGEQTNGMARTREDLAALRSIPGVTHVAKVNQLPFRSNSTNTSISREREQERPTAFVSLYMLSENALPTLGLQLVAGRDFQPSEYVDFDEIQKNPTPDRATPVIINQQVAAKMYPDQNALGKTFYAGNQALHVVGIVAHLAAPTNYNDNSELSMILPVRTDFTRGPYMLRTAPERRGEVLKGALAALERNDPNRLVREKLTYEEQRADYFKNDRAMVGLLVTVCVALLVVTALGIVGLASFWVQQRSKQIGIRRALGATRGQVLRYFQTENFLLATLGIVLGMLAAYAINLALMNMYELPRMPLMYLPLGAVLLWVLGQIAVFGPARRAAAVPPAVATRGA
- a CDS encoding PDZ domain-containing protein, which gives rise to MRACVLTLMLAAVLPLPALAGTTTSSSQTLDWQQNDARLSLRSTEGQVRVDAASPEARFGVRRGDRILRADDSPVRQIEQLGQAMHRASSPTVYLLLRRDGRLLTVPVTVAAWRPALNPPAPPPPPPPPPR